A segment of the Corylus avellana chromosome ca2, CavTom2PMs-1.0 genome:
AGAGACatggagggagagaaaagagaggaTGCATTGATGTTCTTATCTTACAATGAACATACTGATAACAACCAGGTCAAGCGCCAAGGATTATGTTGTTAATCTAAACAAATCAAGAGAAGAAAGTTGGTGCACCTTTTGCTCTTTTAGGGCAAGGGATAGTTGCGTATAGTTTACCGGAGTAGAACTGAAAAGTTCAAGTCTTCCCAGGTCTTGTCAGGCCCAATCCTGAACCACTCCCCAAATGCTTAAAGGCCGTTCCATCAAGATGATCTCCATGGGCAGCAAAGCCTGTCCCTCCCTTTTCCAACTTCACCAAATTCTTCTCTTTACATCCTCTGTTGCAGACCAGACAAACCTTATCAACCACCATAAACTTATCAGCACACTTCTTGCAGAAGACATGTCCACACGAGCTAAGAGCCACAAGTGAAGATGTGTTGGTCAAAGTAGCCTTGCAGCTAGGGCATATATAGGTCTTGTCAAGAGACTTGGGTTTCTTCTGGTCGCTAGTGTCTTCCGTGAAGAATATAGGGAAGAGAGTCTTCAGCTTGAGTTTCTCGTTGCCTTGTGGACAGATTGTATTGATCGAGGGGGCTTCAACTTTAACAGGAGCTTCAGGTGTAGCAGAAGGCAGCCAAAATGCCTTCATTGTCCGCAGTGCTTCTTCTTCATAAGAAGTGACCTTCACACTATTCGCCCCATGGAAGCCATTCTTGCCTTGGCTGTGGTTTTTATCACTGTATTGTGGTACTGCACCATGGTTTTGCTGATCAAATGCATCAAGTTCTCTGGCTTTCTGCGACATtaacttctcttcttcctcttctttctcttgCTTCTGCTGAGTAGCATGAGCAGCTAGCCTCCTGCCAGTTATTAAACCACTCTTCAGGACAGCATTAAACATATTAAACAAAAGTATGAGGAAATCTTCATTCAGATGTAACCATAAGGCCAGTGCAAAACAGGCCCCCTCTTTCCGTGCCAAGAAATACAATAAGACCTATTTGTTCTATACCCTACctacataaataaaacatatttgatttaaattcaattcCTATAAAGAGATCAAGAACAGCAAAGACACACATAATAGTATTTGACcacctttttttatttcaaataaaagtaataaaccTAATGTGTAGGGAGCAGACAATAGAACATCTGCTACCTTCAAGGTGGACCAGCTAAACTTCTGCTGAGAAGATAGTACAGCCTTCATGTTCAGAATAATACTTCAGTATTGACGACAAGGCAAATTTAAGCTCAGTGGAAACAAAATTGGGGTCAATACAAGCCATATCCTTCAACTTCCGAATCATTCAATGACCATGGATTAAAACTTTCCCACTTCTAAACGAACATTCTAAGAGCTTCCCAGCAATCATCTTCCCAATCAAACATATGCTACAACGGCACAGCAACATATCCTCCAACCATCCAAGTGTACACAGCAGCATACATCTTGAAgacaattaaaaattataaagcaGATCTGCCAAGGTAGAGCTACAATGAATatgttgtttcatttttttggagGGGAAAATACCTTTATTAACCATAAAGAAAACTAACAGAAGAAGATCCTCCCTTAACatcatcaaatatataaataaaaggaataGAGCCAACAGAGATGGATCCAGAGATATTACAAATAGAAGGCCATTGAGTAGATTGTGAGCCAAAATATTGGAGCGTCTGCTATTATACGGATAACCCAAACACAATTCTCAGTCTCCCGCATCAACTTTTTGGTTTTCTATCCAGTCTCAACTCAGCTTTCAGTTGCAAAAGTTTAAAACTACCAAAGTCTGACA
Coding sequences within it:
- the LOC132171116 gene encoding E3 ubiquitin-protein ligase CSU1-like, which gives rise to MPQRHSKNNNDLAFFTYDEKRKLGYGTQRERLGRDSIKPFDACCLCLKPLIDALCCLKGHVFCKECILECLLAQKKDIQRRLAAHATQQKQEKEEEEEKLMSQKARELDAFDQQNHGAVPQYSDKNHSQGKNGFHGANSVKVTSYEEEALRTMKAFWLPSATPEAPVKVEAPSINTICPQGNEKLKLKTLFPIFFTEDTSDQKKPKSLDKTYICPSCKATLTNTSSLVALSSCGHVFCKKCADKFMVVDKVCLVCNRGCKEKNLVKLEKGGTGFAAHGDHLDGTAFKHLGSGSGLGLTRPGKT